The following proteins are co-located in the Nitrospira sp. genome:
- a CDS encoding lipocalin family protein, whose translation MMQPSVRSTAHSKLWWSLALACAVLGGCAGIESRREVQTVAAVDLSRYAGTWYEIARLPMWFQRHCIDSKAIYTLRSDGTVGVHNECVTDAGERDQIEGVAAVVDARTNAKLNVQFDNWFARLFGSSREGNYWILDLDAEYRTALVGTPDRRYLWILSRTPQLEEPVYRRLVELSRGFGYRTDGLVRDRRP comes from the coding sequence ATGATGCAGCCGTCTGTTCGATCGACCGCCCACAGTAAACTCTGGTGGAGCCTTGCCCTGGCTTGTGCTGTGCTCGGCGGTTGCGCGGGGATCGAATCGCGCCGGGAGGTGCAGACGGTCGCGGCCGTCGATCTGAGCCGGTATGCCGGGACCTGGTATGAGATTGCACGGCTGCCGATGTGGTTTCAACGGCACTGCATCGATTCCAAGGCGATCTACACGCTTCGTTCCGATGGCACCGTCGGCGTGCACAATGAATGTGTGACCGATGCGGGTGAGCGGGATCAGATCGAGGGCGTGGCGGCGGTCGTGGATGCGAGGACGAACGCCAAGCTGAACGTCCAGTTCGACAATTGGTTCGCGCGGCTCTTTGGCTCATCCCGCGAGGGGAACTATTGGATTCTCGATCTCGATGCCGAGTACCGCACGGCGCTGGTGGGGACGCCGGATCGCCGGTATCTCTGGATCCTTTCGCGGACGCCGCAGCTGGAGGAGCCGGTCTACAGACGGCTGGTCGAGCTGAGCCGCGGCTTCGGCTATCGCACAGACGGCCTCGTCCGCGACCGGCGGCCCTGA
- a CDS encoding GNAT family N-acetyltransferase, which translates to MVRTDRLLLRPFGMGDAPDVQRLAGSYDVAKGTLVIPHPYPEGEAERWIASLRRDEEAGTLVNFAIVLQAEDRVIGSIGLDIAAAHRHARMSYWLGQPYWNRGYGTEAVQALLAYGFQQLHLHRIYAPHFLNNPASGRVLQKAGMRYEGRLREHYVRFGQSVDVELYGLLEQEFDRR; encoded by the coding sequence ATGGTTCGCACAGATCGGCTCCTGCTCCGGCCCTTTGGGATGGGCGACGCCCCGGACGTGCAGCGCCTGGCCGGCAGCTACGACGTCGCCAAGGGGACGCTCGTCATCCCCCACCCGTATCCCGAGGGCGAAGCCGAACGATGGATCGCCAGCCTGCGGCGCGACGAGGAAGCCGGCACGCTCGTCAACTTTGCCATCGTCTTGCAGGCGGAAGATCGTGTAATCGGGTCCATCGGGCTGGACATCGCCGCCGCGCACCGGCATGCCCGGATGAGCTATTGGCTCGGCCAGCCCTATTGGAATCGCGGCTACGGCACCGAAGCGGTACAAGCCCTGCTGGCCTACGGATTCCAACAGTTGCACCTGCACAGGATCTACGCTCCGCATTTCCTGAACAATCCGGCATCAGGGCGAGTGCTGCAGAAAGCCGGGATGCGGTATGAGGGCCGGCTGCGCGAGCACTATGTGCGCTTCGGCCAGTCCGTCGACGTCGAGCTCTACGGCCTTTTGGAGCAGGAATTCGACCGCCGCTGA
- the galE gene encoding UDP-glucose 4-epimerase GalE codes for MILVTGGAGYIGSHTCVELLNAGHAVTVFDNFCNSHPEALARVERITGTSLRLVRGDIRDRAALVAALRESGAQAVIHFAGLKAVGESVEQPLAYYDNNVVGTLRLLEAMGECGVKTLVFSSSATVYGDPQRLPLTEDHPLSATNPYGRSKLMIEEMLRDLHRSDPSWRLGILRYFNPVGAHASGLIGEDPQGIPNNLLPFVAQVAVGRRECLNVWGNDYPTQDGTGVRDYIHVVDLALGHIKALDALARGKGADTLLTVNLGTGTGYSVLDIVKAFETASGRPVPYKIAARRPGDIAACYADPKKAFDILGWRAERGLAAMCADAWRWQSMNPGGYK; via the coding sequence ATGATTCTTGTCACTGGCGGTGCGGGCTATATCGGGTCACATACCTGTGTGGAGCTCTTGAACGCGGGCCATGCGGTCACCGTGTTCGACAATTTCTGCAACAGCCATCCCGAAGCGCTGGCGCGAGTCGAGCGCATCACCGGGACATCACTGCGGCTGGTCCGGGGCGACATTCGCGATCGTGCGGCATTGGTGGCGGCCTTGCGCGAGAGCGGGGCCCAGGCGGTGATCCACTTTGCCGGTCTCAAGGCGGTGGGAGAATCCGTCGAACAGCCGCTGGCCTACTACGACAACAATGTGGTCGGTACCCTGCGGTTGCTGGAAGCGATGGGTGAGTGCGGGGTGAAGACGCTGGTGTTCAGTTCGTCCGCTACGGTGTATGGCGATCCGCAGCGGCTGCCGCTGACGGAGGACCATCCGCTCTCCGCGACCAATCCCTACGGGCGCTCGAAGCTGATGATCGAGGAGATGCTGCGCGATCTGCACCGGAGCGATCCGTCATGGCGGCTCGGCATTCTCCGCTATTTCAATCCGGTGGGGGCTCATGCCAGCGGATTGATCGGGGAAGATCCGCAGGGCATCCCGAACAATCTGCTGCCGTTTGTGGCGCAGGTGGCGGTGGGGCGGCGCGAGTGTCTCAATGTGTGGGGCAACGATTACCCGACGCAAGACGGGACCGGGGTGCGGGACTATATCCATGTGGTGGACCTGGCGCTCGGCCACATCAAGGCGCTTGACGCGCTGGCTCGTGGCAAGGGAGCCGACACGTTGCTGACGGTGAACCTCGGCACGGGCACGGGTTACAGCGTGCTGGACATTGTGAAGGCCTTTGAAACGGCCAGCGGGCGACCGGTGCCGTACAAGATCGCCGCCCGGCGCCCCGGAGACATCGCCGCCTGCTACGCGGATCCTAAGAAGGCCTTCGACATCCTGGGATGGCGCGCAGAACGCGGGCTGGCCGCCATGTGCGCCGACGCCTGGCGCTGGCAGAGCATGAATCCCGGCGGGTACAAGTAG
- a CDS encoding Crp/Fnr family transcriptional regulator: MIQTAMNIADHRQCQALSMCFRGKLCDQLMSRPGRPVSKGELVYGLGDAAQSVFFLRQGLVKLTSLNEDGRELILRLHQAGDVFGELCHCTGERREQAVAMEDGEVVELSFDEFVSHLQGNRPAFLLFLSNVAQQLSSAYEQIQTLSFSSTMERLVRTLNRLADEFGEPEGEWTRLTHYFRQDDLAQMIGARREVVSTLLNQLREQGLVTYARKDGLLLHRPAIERYLLSSEKASVSLKDSSF, encoded by the coding sequence ATGATTCAGACGGCCATGAATATTGCGGACCATCGGCAGTGCCAAGCCCTGTCGATGTGCTTTCGCGGCAAGCTCTGCGACCAGCTCATGAGCCGGCCTGGACGGCCGGTGTCCAAGGGCGAACTTGTCTATGGGCTCGGCGATGCGGCGCAAAGTGTCTTCTTCCTCCGGCAGGGTCTGGTGAAACTCACCTCCTTGAACGAAGATGGGCGCGAGCTCATTTTGCGCCTGCACCAGGCGGGGGATGTGTTTGGCGAGTTGTGTCATTGCACCGGCGAGCGTCGCGAACAGGCGGTGGCGATGGAAGACGGTGAAGTCGTTGAGTTGAGCTTCGACGAATTTGTGTCCCATCTGCAAGGCAATCGTCCGGCGTTTCTGCTCTTCCTCTCCAATGTGGCACAGCAACTGTCGTCGGCGTATGAACAGATTCAGACCTTGTCGTTCAGCAGCACGATGGAGCGGTTGGTGCGCACGTTGAACCGGCTGGCCGATGAATTTGGTGAGCCGGAGGGCGAGTGGACCAGACTCACCCACTATTTCCGCCAGGATGATCTGGCGCAGATGATTGGCGCGCGCCGTGAGGTTGTCTCGACGCTTTTGAATCAGCTGCGCGAGCAGGGCCTCGTCACCTATGCGCGCAAGGATGGGCTGCTCTTGCATCGCCCTGCCATCGAACGGTACCTGCTGTCTTCGGAAAAAGCCTCTGTCAGTTTGAAAGATTCCAGCTTTTAG
- a CDS encoding carbon-nitrogen hydrolase family protein translates to MMSRTALRIAFLHLAPLPGQIAHNRRLIEAAITAAAQAGATWILTPELAVCGYTFADQIGVEWIEPQPDPWMTHICRLAAHWRLTLFLSHPERDRQTNQLHNSLFVITPDGAITGAHRKINALRVGSEAWSTPGLEAIPVMAPPLERVGLLICADAYSPGIAENLRRQGAGLLVSAAAWAPGLHGPNGEWEHRTKDTGLPLLVCNRTGPDITLDFTKAESVVAKNGRRLLSMSAVRSTIFLIEWDLRLQDLAAPTYERIEL, encoded by the coding sequence ATGATGTCCCGAACGGCTCTCCGCATCGCCTTTCTGCACCTGGCCCCGCTCCCCGGCCAGATTGCCCATAACCGCCGGCTCATCGAAGCCGCCATCACGGCCGCCGCGCAAGCCGGTGCCACCTGGATCCTCACGCCGGAACTCGCGGTCTGCGGCTACACGTTCGCCGATCAGATCGGAGTCGAGTGGATCGAACCCCAGCCGGATCCCTGGATGACGCACATCTGCCGGCTGGCGGCGCACTGGCGGCTCACACTCTTCCTGTCCCATCCGGAGCGCGACCGGCAAACGAACCAACTGCACAACTCCCTGTTCGTCATCACGCCTGACGGAGCCATTACCGGGGCCCATCGGAAGATCAACGCCCTGCGGGTGGGGTCGGAAGCCTGGTCAACGCCAGGCCTTGAAGCGATCCCCGTCATGGCACCGCCGCTGGAGCGTGTAGGCCTCCTCATTTGCGCCGATGCCTATTCGCCGGGGATCGCCGAGAACCTCCGACGGCAGGGGGCCGGCCTCCTGGTCTCCGCCGCCGCCTGGGCGCCGGGACTCCACGGCCCCAACGGCGAATGGGAACACCGCACCAAAGACACCGGCCTTCCCTTGCTCGTGTGCAACCGGACCGGACCGGATATCACGCTGGATTTCACCAAAGCGGAAAGCGTCGTGGCGAAAAACGGCCGGCGGCTGCTCTCCATGAGCGCGGTCCGCTCCACGATCTTCCTCATTGAGTGGGATCTGCGCCTACAGGACCTGGCCGCCCCTACATACGAACGCATTGAGTTGTGA
- a CDS encoding peptide chain release factor 3 gives MTTDATLHGELAAATAQRRTFAIISHPDAGKTTLTEKLLLYSGMIRTAGMVRGRKGGKVAASDWMGMEQERGISITASAMQFNYKNAVINLLDTPGHQDFSEDTYRTLTAADSAIMVIDAAKGVETQTRKLFAVCRLRRIPVLTLINKMDLPGRPPLDLMTEVEQALSIHASAINWPIGSGSEFAGIVNRSDNRVQLFSRTAPGGATKVTVDTLMLDELARSGRVSDDVMAQVQHDLELIEIAGNPFSREQFLQGDVTPVFFASALTNFGIESFLDAFVDLAPSPSARLADRDDGTEVLVDPIDTPFSAYVFKLQANMNPKHRDSTAFLRVCSGRFERDMVVKHHRLNREVRLSRPHSMVAQTRSTVEEAYPGDIIGIINPGLFAIGDTISVGGGFNFKPLPQFQPEIFARIRPSDVGKRKSFDKGMEQMAQEGTVQILRSLNDLESLVAAVGRLQFEVLQYRLREEYRVETVLDVLSYSCSAWLEGDANTFKLPSNSMIVKDHRGRIVVLFADQVMKNIARDRNPGHVLKDMG, from the coding sequence ATGACTACCGACGCGACACTTCACGGTGAACTGGCTGCTGCGACCGCGCAACGGCGGACCTTTGCCATTATCAGCCATCCGGATGCGGGAAAAACCACGCTGACGGAAAAACTGCTGCTCTATTCCGGCATGATTCGCACGGCGGGCATGGTCCGCGGGCGCAAGGGCGGCAAGGTGGCCGCCTCGGATTGGATGGGCATGGAACAGGAGCGCGGAATTTCGATCACCGCCTCGGCCATGCAATTCAACTATAAGAACGCCGTCATCAACCTGCTCGATACGCCCGGACACCAGGATTTCTCCGAAGACACCTATCGCACACTGACGGCGGCGGACAGCGCCATCATGGTGATCGACGCGGCCAAAGGCGTGGAAACGCAGACCCGCAAGCTGTTTGCGGTCTGCCGCCTGCGCCGCATTCCCGTGCTGACGCTGATCAATAAAATGGACTTGCCGGGGCGGCCGCCGCTCGATCTGATGACCGAAGTCGAGCAGGCCTTGAGCATTCATGCCAGCGCAATCAACTGGCCGATCGGATCGGGCAGCGAGTTTGCCGGGATTGTGAACCGCAGCGACAACCGGGTGCAGCTGTTCAGCCGCACGGCGCCTGGCGGGGCGACGAAGGTGACGGTGGACACCCTGATGCTGGACGAACTGGCACGGAGCGGGCGCGTGTCCGATGACGTGATGGCGCAGGTGCAGCACGACTTGGAATTGATCGAGATCGCCGGCAATCCCTTCTCGCGCGAGCAGTTCCTGCAAGGCGACGTCACGCCGGTGTTTTTTGCGTCCGCCCTCACGAATTTCGGCATCGAGAGTTTCCTGGACGCCTTTGTGGACCTGGCGCCCTCGCCAAGCGCCCGCCTGGCTGACCGGGATGACGGCACGGAAGTGTTGGTGGATCCGATCGACACCCCGTTCAGCGCCTATGTCTTCAAATTGCAGGCGAACATGAATCCCAAACACCGGGACAGCACGGCGTTTCTGCGGGTCTGTTCCGGACGGTTCGAGCGCGACATGGTGGTGAAGCACCACCGCTTGAACCGCGAGGTGCGCCTCTCGCGCCCCCATAGCATGGTGGCGCAAACCAGGAGCACGGTGGAAGAAGCCTACCCCGGCGATATCATCGGCATCATCAATCCCGGTCTCTTTGCGATCGGCGATACGATTTCCGTGGGAGGCGGGTTCAACTTCAAGCCTCTGCCGCAATTTCAGCCGGAGATTTTCGCCCGCATCCGCCCCAGCGATGTGGGGAAGCGGAAGTCGTTCGACAAGGGGATGGAGCAGATGGCGCAGGAGGGGACGGTGCAGATTCTCCGGAGCCTCAACGACCTGGAGTCCTTGGTGGCGGCGGTCGGGCGGCTGCAGTTCGAGGTCTTGCAATACCGGCTGCGTGAAGAATACCGGGTTGAGACGGTGCTCGATGTCCTGTCGTATTCCTGCAGCGCCTGGCTCGAAGGCGATGCGAACACCTTCAAGCTCCCATCCAATTCCATGATCGTGAAGGATCACCGCGGCCGTATCGTGGTCCTGTTCGCCGATCAGGTCATGAAGAACATCGCCCGAGACCGCAACCCCGGTCATGTTTTAAAAGATATGGGCTAG
- a CDS encoding class I SAM-dependent methyltransferase yields MSQPEYVFTSAGDQREIERLQAIERECDPASRRRLGTAGLTTGWRCLEVGPGAGSVMRWMADKVGPSGRVCAVDLSTKFLPAQLPAHVEIRQADIRTVPLPAASFDLVHARYVLIHLPDFEVALSAMLAALKPGGWLVLEEPDFSSSRGIAGEAAQLASVRRINQAIQSMYETRGMDAALGLKLLSLLQVRGLHDLAMEFDAPWSPGGSEMARLMAMSAAQLRDKYLATGLVTESDVEDYGRFTEDPRSRAIYYATVAVMGRKRSE; encoded by the coding sequence ATGAGCCAGCCGGAATATGTCTTCACCTCGGCCGGGGATCAGCGTGAAATTGAGCGGCTCCAGGCGATCGAACGGGAGTGCGATCCCGCGAGCCGCAGACGGTTGGGCACAGCCGGCCTGACGACCGGGTGGCGCTGTCTTGAAGTGGGGCCTGGTGCCGGCTCGGTGATGCGCTGGATGGCCGACAAGGTCGGCCCATCCGGACGGGTCTGCGCGGTCGATCTCTCGACGAAATTTCTTCCCGCTCAGCTTCCGGCGCATGTCGAAATCCGCCAGGCGGATATACGAACGGTGCCGTTACCCGCGGCCTCGTTTGATCTTGTTCACGCGCGCTATGTGCTGATCCATTTGCCGGATTTCGAGGTGGCGCTCTCGGCGATGCTGGCGGCGCTCAAGCCGGGCGGCTGGTTGGTGCTGGAGGAGCCGGATTTCTCCTCCTCCCGCGGCATCGCCGGCGAGGCCGCGCAATTGGCGTCGGTCCGGCGGATCAATCAGGCGATCCAATCTATGTACGAGACTCGAGGCATGGATGCCGCCTTGGGGCTGAAGCTCCTGTCTCTGCTCCAAGTGCGGGGGCTGCATGATCTTGCGATGGAGTTCGATGCGCCATGGTCTCCCGGCGGGTCCGAGATGGCGAGGCTGATGGCGATGTCCGCCGCGCAGCTTCGCGACAAGTATCTGGCGACCGGGTTGGTGACGGAGTCGGATGTGGAGGACTACGGCCGTTTCACCGAAGACCCGCGCAGCCGCGCGATCTATTATGCGACGGTGGCGGTGATGGGCCGCAAGAGATCCGAGTGA
- a CDS encoding alpha/beta hydrolase, translated as METPVLVLPGFGNSGSGHWQTLWEARHPAWRRVELGRWDAPVCGEWVRVLDEAVRDCAAPPLLVAHSLACLLVAHWATQSTAEVRGAFLVAIPEPGNPSFPPTAVGFTPVPMQQLRFPSLVVTSANDPFGSSAFARRCATAWGSRFVDIGEAGHINVDSHLGEWDEGYALFQHFAQAV; from the coding sequence ATGGAGACCCCTGTTCTGGTGCTCCCCGGCTTCGGCAATTCCGGGTCCGGACATTGGCAAACCCTCTGGGAGGCCCGCCATCCTGCGTGGCGGCGGGTCGAGCTCGGCCGGTGGGATGCGCCGGTGTGCGGCGAATGGGTTCGTGTGTTGGACGAAGCCGTCCGGGATTGTGCGGCTCCGCCGCTCCTCGTGGCGCACAGCCTGGCCTGTTTGCTCGTGGCCCATTGGGCGACACAGTCCACTGCCGAGGTTCGCGGCGCGTTCCTGGTGGCGATTCCCGAACCGGGCAACCCCAGTTTCCCGCCCACGGCCGTGGGATTCACGCCGGTGCCGATGCAGCAACTCCGGTTTCCCTCTCTCGTGGTGACGAGCGCGAACGATCCGTTTGGATCGTCGGCGTTCGCCCGGCGCTGTGCGACGGCCTGGGGCAGCCGGTTTGTGGACATCGGCGAGGCCGGGCACATCAACGTCGACAGTCATCTCGGCGAGTGGGACGAGGGTTACGCGCTGTTCCAACATTTTGCACAGGCGGTGTAG